One genomic window of Solanum dulcamara chromosome 12, daSolDulc1.2, whole genome shotgun sequence includes the following:
- the LOC129877783 gene encoding non-specific lipid-transfer protein 2, giving the protein MKMVGKIACFVILCMVVVAPYAEALSCGQVTSGLAPCLPYLQGHGPLGGCCGGVKGLLGAAKTPADRKTACTCLKSAASSIKGIDEGKAAGLPSACGVNIPYKISPSTDCSKVQ; this is encoded by the exons ATGAAAATGGTAGGAAAAATTGCATGCTTTGTCATTTTGTGCATGGTGGTGGTTGCACCCTATGCAGAGGCATTGAGCTGCGGCCAGGTTACATCTGGCTTAGCTCCATGCCTCCCTTATCTCCAGGGCCACGGCCCTCTAGGAGGCTGCTGCGGCGGAGTTAAGGGTTTGTTGGGTGCAGCTAAGACCCCAGCAGACCGAAAGACAGCATGCACTTGCCTAAAATCAGCCGCTAGTTCTATCAAGGGAATTGATGAGGGCAAAGCCGCTGGTCTCCCTAGCGCTTGTGGCGTAAACATCCCTTACAAGATCAGCCCATCCACTGACTGCTCCAA GGTCCAGTGA